TTATCTCTGTATTCTCTAGTCGACAATAAATGTTGACTTTTTCGACGCTTTCTGATCTGGCAACTGCCAGCGGACTGACACCCGGGCCACTAACTCACAACAGTGGCGACGAGGACCAAattaaagcaaaaacaacctcgtTCTCGCTATAACAGCGGCAGGAGCGCTAGGAGCCTGGCACAAGCCGTGAACCTCATTTTAGTGGGCTTCAACGACGGAAAAGTTAAAGAGGCAAGCCTCCCCCCACCCCCATAACCCGCCctctcatccctctcccccagtgcagggtagccaaccggaacattcttctggttaactTTCCTGCCTTTTCTCTAtcactgttctctctctctctctctctctctgtgactGTATACTCTCTGTATACAAAATTCCTGCGCATGTCCAAAAATttgtattttttatatttctGGCATTTCAAAATTCTGTAATTTACTTGAATTTTTTCAACAATGATGGTTATTTTTTTCTAGTGTCAGTAATTCCACTtttctgcttttttctttcttcttcatgCTTTTCTTTGCTGCGCAAATACTATATGACGTCCCTGGGCATCCATCACCAtactctggccaatcccccgcgtgACTATGTTCCATGTTCACTgaggtaaacaacaacaacaacaacccgcACAGCGCGAGGCTCGCGCCACGTCGCTGCAGTCGCAGAAAGGCCAGGCCCAGCGCAGTCGTGCTGGCCCGACATTCGCCATGTTCTCGCACGGCAAATTGCTTCCCGGCGGCGACTCCACCGCCGACTGCCGCCTCCGCACGACGGACGGCGGCCTCTTCCTGGCGCAGCGGGGCTTCCTCTCCGCGACGAGCCCCTACTTCCGGGCCCTGTTCGCCGAGGAGTACGGCTCGCCCAGGGACGTCGTCGTCTCCGGTGTCAAGGGCTCCGCGCTCGATGTCCTGCTCACCTTCTTATACACGGACCAGGTCAGTGCTGGGACTCTTTTACCGCTACGATACCGGGGGAGCGCTCAGAGGATCTGTCGGCCACAAAGCGTGCATCTGCGCCAAATGCACTATGAATAGCACCCGCGTGAATCGGATATGTCCCTGAGCACCTTATAAAGCTCCTTTTCCCGTCACAGTAGTCCACAAGATTGCATTGAGCAGTAGCGTCGTTTTCTTAGAAGTCTCAACAAAATCGCAGTGGtgacctagtggtttgagcatccgcctcgcatgtgggaggtgcgaggttcgatccccagcgcctccgggtacccaccggtgatacaataggtacaagttTTCccgtggtctggtgctcggcttctttagggtgaaatgcttggaaatatggtctttgaccccaccttgtgtaaacgaaaataccttgtgccacggcgctcttAAATTTGGCCAAAgcagcccttgcgccataaaaattcaacatcatcatcagaaCTCTCAACAAGCCTGCGTGTTCAACCAGAGCTCAAATAAGGTGGCGTACAGGCCTGGAAACTTGTGGCACAGCCGTTAACCACGACTTGAAGTTGAGAGCCACGTCCGCACGACGGAATGCAATGAAGCGTACTTGCATAGCTTCGAACACAAGATTAGACTTTTTTTATGGCTTCCCTTTTGACCTTGTGCAACCTTGCTGATACTGAAGTGACACCAGGATCGTGTAGCTTGCTGCCCTGCCTAGGTTAATGTGATAGGTGCACACTGAGCCATGCCGATGGCACACCAAGAACACCAAAAACTAATCTTGAAATGGTTCCGCTGAAATGGCAGCTCGTCTCTACTCCCCGTGAAATAGAAGTCGCCGAATGTGCCGCAAAACGAATATCATCTCTGCAGATACGAATGCGCGGACCCACATGTTGTAACAAGGCATCTCGAACATTAACTGTTCCTGAGGCGCCTCCACAATAACGTGCTATATCTCTCGTTGCAGCTGTTCGTGAGTGCAGAGAATGTCTTGGATGTGCTTAAAGCTGCCGACATGCTGCTCCTGGACGAACCCCGGGATCAGTGCCTGAGCCTTCTGCTGCGGTACATGGCGCCCGAGAACTGCCTGGGCCTGGCGACGCTTACGCGGCGCTACAGCTGTCCAAAATTCACCGATGCAGTGATGGCCTACGTCCGGCAACACTTCGATCACGTGAGCAGCCGAACACATTCAACTCCCGACCCGttatgaagcgaaaagcttcacgaCGCTatgtaaagcagtcttcgggtaggcagcacaaggaccttgaacgaccttcagcccaaccaagaaTGACTATGTATGACCATAtgcggtacagttatggtgttgaAACCTTGGCACCTGACCTTGGCACgagacctttagttgacctttctcattgggtgacctttgggttgaccttagaTCGTTGACCTTAACATCCGAGGGGGTAATGTGAAGCCGCGTGGTGAGTAACCATGTGTGCagaagcttttcgctgaattgcagggttagccaagttaagtcaCTGCCACTTTTTTCATCACGAAACCAACTAAGTCAGCGGCTAGACAGATTAACCTTGacctgcgccagctgcggccaaagTATTTCCGCAGGCTTCCTGATCTGATCCGCCCATCTCTCTGTTTAATTTTCAACCCTCCCTCTGAATCCCCTTCGTAATCTGAGCGACCACCGGCCATTAATTATTCGCCATGCGACCCCTGCCAATACCCATTTCCTCCTTTTTCATGATACAGAGTATCATCAACGCCAGCTTGTAATCTAACCAGTCTTTTTTTAATGCGGGAACGCTAGAGTTTTCGTGACACCAAAAACCCGGCGATGTACGAGACGAGATTCGGTGATTGGTCAAGACAGGTCATCTGACCTTGGGACGTGTTAGTAATCCTGCCATGATGGGCCCGTCAGATTGGCCGAGTGAGCCGAACTTACCCACTCGGCCTCAATGCCGACTGGCGAAACAGTCCGCAATTCCCCGGGGGCAgggcttcctgacccgccggagcaacGCGGCTGTCTGGCTGCGCCCACGGTAGCGGCGTAACGTGTGAAATAATCTGGCAAATAGCCATCTCTTAAGAGACATACGCAGACGCGGCACAGGGAGGGAAACCAGTTTCGAAAATTCGCCGGAAAGGGCtcaccaactttcgcgcgtgattgcggGTTCTAGGTTGTTTGTTGCTCAGGGGTTCATGACAACATACTGTAGTGACTGATCGAGATTCTGTACGTTTCAGGGTCCCTCTAACCAATTCGTCCTGCGCAACGCAGGTATGGCGGTGCAGCGAGAACTTGAGAGACATACCGGAGTGGCTGCTCTACGACCTGCTGTGCTCGCCTGAGCTGAATGTCAGTCGGGAGGAGGACGCGATGGAGGTGATCGCGCGCTGGTACTCCGCCACTCGGGAAGAGGAGAGCTCCACACTGTCGGACCTCCTGCGGTGTGTCCGCATAGGATGCTGTGAGCCGGGGTGAGTTTCCGCGCTCTCACACGTGGTTGATCGAACACTGCAGTAGCGGTGGCCTTTGGTCTCTCCTTacaaatttttttagacagtctatagactgcccatagacttctgtctataaagtcaagACTCAGTACAggcgaaccctagagaacagcctGTAGGCAATACGAATCCTATAggccgtctatagacaatctatagatttttgGCCATACACTTCTAGCAGACTGTTTTCCATAGACAGCCTatacactatgaatagacaaagatAAATATCTATAGAGAGACaaaagagtctataagaagtatataaaccatttttgtaagggtctaCTCCACGACTTTGAATCAcatttattgcgaaagcattactaggctatatCGGCACGGGAAGTGTCCACAAAATGTCTCTCCAGGTGTGACGTCATCAGTCCTATTCTGAAGAGTGGTGTGAAGTATAAAAGTCTATTAAACAAAATCGACGCAAAGTAACTAGACATCAATCATTAACATTAGTCATTAATTATAACACCTAGAAATTGTTATAATGATCCCAACTAATGTAACTGATTAGCAATACTGATTAAGAAAACTAATTACTGTTGATTAACAAGTGTAATTATTGGAATAAATAATGAAGGCTTTATGAAGCTAATTGCCGACACTATGTGACGTCAGCCGTGCGTCTCATGACGTCACGCCAACAACCACTCAGAGTGCAGCAACAAAAAAGTACTCATTGTCGAGCGGTAGCATGGGAGATCGAAGAGTAGCGGTCGGATCTTAGCAGAGTGGTTAAGTGGGTGTAGAAAGGCgtcgactaggagccaccaacgtcgcggcaagccataatgctttcgcatttctccaatgcagtctctgcagtgatcTGCAGTTTTTATTCTTGCCTATCTAGTGTAACCATTTAAGTTTATTACACCTTCATACGGGAAGACGGAATGCTCGGGTGTCCTTTGAGCATAAACTGTATAATGGTTGCTTTCGGTGCGACACACCGTATACCACTGCAGTTGAGTAACCCTTCCAAGGTTAACGCTATCTTTACGGGCACAAGCAAGTTTAAGTACTCGTTGCTCCTTCCACCAATTTGAAATTAGAACAGCTTGGCCGGAGAGGCAGCTACGATAGCTGATCATTTGTGTTTCAACTACCTTGAAACGCTGCCACATTGACAATCGACTTCTCACTTTATCAGCATATTTATTTATATGTACGCTTGTATTTATATGTATGTTTTTTATATGTATGCTGTTTGTTTACTGCGGTGTACAGATATGTACAGATCGTGCGTGTAACACTTTGAAAGTTTCTATCTAAGCGAAGTGGGGTCACCGAAAAGACCAAGTGCTGGAAGAGGCGGCCCTGGGCATATTTCAAGGACTAAATATTTTGCCGTGGGTAGCAAAGAGACGACCGGAGGGGCAAACGTCATTTTCAATTCTTTGTTCTGCCTTAAGTCACCAACTTCGATGGCATTTGAGATGGTTGTGAAACTGTGGCCATTTGTAATCGAAGTCCGCGAGAGTACgcaacaaatgaaaaaaagaaaataatgggATAAGGTTGTCTGTGAACAAGAGCACCTTCGCTATCTCTTAAGAGGCCAAGACTGCTACTTCAGAAAGGGCTCAGTGGCATCGGAGCAATCAGCAGCTGAAAAATTGCTGGaggcacttaagcttcgccttaagggcgTGACGCGATaccgttaatgggttaatgaccCTATATGCAGTATTCTTCACTCTccatacttaacattcatagatccctgggagtcctcatacccctcctggcgcagtggtgcagcggttaagcgatgcgccactgccctgcgatgacaggtgctcctaGCGGTATGCCTTGtgcgattcaggttgctcttcccgagcgaccaatatttaactgccacctgccacggtgggcaggttgtgattacgccgcaaggtcacgtgacctaggtggtccacctgcctcctatgttgctctctgggcaccaccttcCAGTGCCATGCTCGCGATTTTTCGCCCATAACGCCGACAATACGACTCCACATTTTatgcgtaacggggcctttaacgctatcgctatAAAATAAGGTGATATTATGCGATGCTTTTCAAAGCGCTTATGTGGGTGATCTGCGTTGTGCATGCAAAGGGTACACGTAATTTCATTTGGTTACGTTTAATACATGGTGTCATGCTGCCTGGCAGAGAAGTGGTGCTCTGAAGTGGCAAACGGCCTGTCGTCGTCGCGACATTTCCAGCAGCACTGCTAGCCTGCCGAGCATTGGAAGTATATTGGCCAAGTCTGGTCCTACAGTGAACCGGAGTTAAACCAACCTTTTCCAATATTGTGCCGATTACCTGTGCTTCTTATGTGCAATATACGCCACCAGGTGCCGTGAGTGATTAATTCTTCATCGCCCTGCTCGGCGGAACGACGAGACCATACGTCCGTGGTtttggcgggaaaaaaaaaacgcgccgatACGGCAACTGCAGCCATTCAGTGAGCGTCGCCAAGACCAGGGGAGCGCCGGCTGCGAACCATCGTGCGTCAATACACACACGGCTCGATGACgttttaatttcgaaaacgctattaTAAGCGCCTAGTCTATGTTTGAACGCTGATCGAAGCCAACCCCGGACGCGCATTACAGTGAAAAAGCCGCACATTGTACGATCGATACATCGCTACTTTGCTACGCTTACCACTTGGATGCTCCAATAGTTTAGCCAACGTATACGCATTCGACTGCTGGCGAGGTTCTAGCGGTGGCCTAGTAGAAAGCGCGCCCAGCTCCCAAGCGACAGGTCAGAAGTGATGGGTTCGGTCCTATAGCCGCGGAGGCTGCACATTCATGCGCATTATATAACCACAGGCGTTTTAAGTCACTCCGTAGTCCTCTACTATATAGCTTGCCTCACGCCATGCTTTGTTTACGAGTTGACAGGCGATAAGCGGTTATATTAGCAGCGCACTCTAATAAGAGAAATGTATGTCCCAGTCGGTGTCCAAGCCAAAGGCGAAACCATTTCACATAACCTCCTAGTGAACCGTGTTGAATGTATAACAGTAAGTGGGAATGAATACAGTTTTTCGATTGCGAGTTCTCCAGGCATctctaacaccccccccccccccccacacacacacacacataagagACTCGTACCACCTAAGGCGCATCCAAACACTCACTTTCCCCAATCtccaccacctacaccgcattcgCCCAACATTAcacgcggatatatgtccttggTATGGCAATATTCCCGCATTCACCCACATTGCATGGACATGCATAGCTAAACCGAACCACTCAAAGCCTCACAGCGCGGTGCTGGAGCATTGGGAGGTGACGCTGGTCTGcagcaccctggaagaccaggaggcgcgaGTGGCCATCACCAAAACGTCGGCGGAAGCTACTGGAGTAATGGACTGAGGACGCCACTTACATTCCGCTGCGGTCTCCTTTTTGCAAATAATTGTTTATTCTCTTTCTCTGTCAGAGAAATGTGTGCTCATGTTGCGATATCGCTTCGGTGTTAGTCACTGCTCTATATGGTACTTAAACACGGCTGAAACAGGGCTGACATACGAGTAGAGTCGAGTCGAAACAGTCACCTGTTTGTGGCCCTGTGTCCTTTCGCAAGTCTCTGTATTGTTTCCGCGTTGAGTTTGGTTTCGGTCACTCATGGACACTTGGGTCGTCACGCAGAGTCGCCGACTTATTCCGGGAGCGGTGGCCGGCGCTGGCGGACACTGTCGCTTTCCAGGAGGAGGTTACCAAGGCGCTCCAGCTTGGGCCATGCACTTGTTCCCGTGACCCGCTCCTGATGAAACTTCGCGAGCCGGAAAAGCCAGTGCCGATAGCTCCTACGCCCAACCTTATCCCGTTCGCGAATGCCGCCGGCGCGCAACATTTAAATGCGGCTGCACAGAAGTTTCTCGCCCTTAACGCCGTCGCAGTGGCAGCCGCAGCCCTAGCCGAAGCCGCGTCTGCAGCAGCAAGACAGGCTGCAGGCCCGACCGCCGGAGTGCAAGGCGGGGAGCCTGCACATCATGCTAGTAAGTGCTGCATTTTAAACGTTCACTCCGCTATTTGCTTGATTTTTCGAGCGCACAGTCCCAAAGGCAAACGAACTCTGGAATGTTACTGACTGGTGTTAATATACATatgggtgcttcacctaagattttacacaatttttaaaaaataggatttttgagttcgaagagcgcttttttcggcacaacCACCGGTGAGGCTCGTGAGGCTCATGTAGCTCTTGGCAAGtgacctctcacgaccaatcagtAATTTAGCTGCTATAGACATCCAACAACCAACGATACTTTAGAGGGGCGGGTAGCCTACTTTAATTAGACTCATCTATAATCTGATACCTCCAacagtgggcaagttgtgatgacgtcacaggatCACTTTATCAAAGTGGCAGGTGTGCCACCTGCTTCTCTCAACACcccaacgccgacgacgccgaggTTGTCGCTGAGCGGGACCCTTAAGGCTACATGGCGTTGAAATGCGCGCACTATTCTTCCCTTGCGTCACTCGCCATTGCGGCTACCACAGCCATACCGGCGGCGTCCACCACCAGATCAAGCTGCTACAATCGCCGTGCTTAACCTTGCCCTCCCTCCCGTCTGGCAGCCTCCATGCCTCTAACGCAAGCCTACTGCGATGTCTGTGGCCTGGTCAACCCGGAGCGGTGGCTTCCACGCCTGCCATCCGAGCTGATCTTCGTGGTCGGTGGCTGGAGCAAGGGGCAGCCGCAGTCCACCGTCGAGGCCTTCGACCATCGGGTGAACCGCTGGTTCCAGTTCAAGACGGACGGGTTTAAGCCACGGCAAGTCACCAGCAGCTCTATGCAGCACAGATACGTTTGCGCCTGCGGGTGTGTCAGTAATGATGTTTTAAGCAACTGTGCTCCCAAATCAAACAAGAATAGTTCGCGAAGTCTTATGTGTGCTGTGTTTGGCCATTGTGCTAGCACGGCGCACAAGCTGTTCTCAAGTTCTAAGACACACGTGGCTCAAGTCTCTGTCTTTTTGCGGCCTTGGGCATCTTCGCAGATGGCTTAGAGCCCAGGTAGGTCTACTGCCATATCCGTGTCTTTTGAGCATGTTTATCCCACGTCTTTTCGTGCGGCATCTAATCCAGCACGTCGAACACTGGGTAATCGATCGGGAGCCCTGACGTCTACGGGCATATGTTGATGCGGGCATTTGGCGACTTCGTTCCCTAGCTCATCGTTTCTTGTCGAGACGTAGCCGGTAGGCAGTTAGGTCCTCGCTGCAAAATGCTCGTGTAGTGTGCTATTGGCTGTTTTGTTGGCGATGGGATTCCGAGTACGATATCATTTGGTTTTTTCGAAGCTGTGGCTTTTGAGTAAAATAACAGTTTCCGCGGTTTCGCTCATTTAGGTTAGGGTCCGGCTCCAGTGGATGGGTAAGATCAATGGATTATTTTTGTAGCAAGACAGGAGCTGCCTTTTGCTGCGCGAGCTATCTCGTGACACCGGGAGCATTTGGAGCTGGCATCAAGTGCCTGCGGAGTGCGTGCCATTGAATAACAAGAACCGTTCcggaaaaattgaaaatgaaaattgctttttggggaaaggaaatggcgtaatgtctgtctcatatatcagcggagaactgaaccgtgccgtaagggaagggataaaggagggaataagataagaaaggaagaaagaggtgccgtagtgagtactccggaataatttcggccacctggggatctttaacatgcactgacatcgcacagcacacaggcgccttagcgtttcacctccatcgaaacacagccaccgcagtcgggttccaacccgggaactccggatcagtatagctgagcgtcctaaccactgagccaacgcggtggGTCCCTTCCGGACGCACCTTATCTAAATCGTGCGATGCAGAGCAGAGATCTACCTACCGCTGCTCTGAACATTTGCTTTGCGATTCCTGTACCTTGTGCCTTCAGAGTAAACAGATTGCGGAACACTGTGAAACCAACCGACGTGTCCGATTTGAAGCCAGCGCAACAATCAAACTGTATACCAGGCTTCATCGCAGAGGGCTGCCCCGTTCGGCGCGTCCCAAGCGCTGAATCTCGAGCGCGGTAATCCAAACATGGACCTCCTAGACGAATGCTGTAGTCTCGTGGAGGAGTGGGCTGCAGACTTCATGCCCGCTCAGCAGCATGTGCCGTACTTCTGTGCAGGGCCTACCACGGCCTggtgcagtggcggcggcggctctTCGTGGTGGGAGGGTTGAAGCTGCAGTCCTACCTGCGCTCCGTGGACAGCTTCGACCTCGACAGCTGCGAGTGGCACCGCCACTCGCCTATGCACGTGACGCGTGCCTacgtcgccgctgctgccctggGCGACCACATCTACGCCATTGGAGGGCACACCGGTAGGGAGCACTCGTTTAAGATTATTACTCTCGAGGCCGTAAGAGAGCCGAAGGATTACTCTCGAGGCCGTAAGAGAGCCGAAGGATTGACTGCTGTCCTCCCGCAAAGGAACCCTGAAGTGGCAGTTCCAGTTACCGCCGTTGAGCATCTTGCGGTGGTGAGGTAAAGGCCGGCGAGAGCAACGGGCCCCTATGTGAGATGTTAAAAATTGCAGAGGACACTTAACCTCCGCCCTCAAGGTATCACACCATAGTGTAGTTGGTTAGGcattccattctgagcagtttgacacctttgaacatttttttcaactgttccagttaagtgataaattgatttttTTAATTAACGTCATCAAGCtctggcttttcattctgagcattttggcaCCTTTGACGATTTGAGGTggttttttaagcgaaaagcttcactgcgctaggtaaagcagtcgtcgcgtaggccgacgaatgaccttgaacgaccttcagcccaatcaCGTTATTCGTGTAtgaccacatgtggtacagttatggtgtccaacccttgacccctgaccttgacccatgaactttagttgatctttgacctctgacctttgacactgGGTGACCTTTGACCATAAGGAGGCGGTGATGTGAAGCCCCGtggtgacatccgatgggggtgtcgtaagaccatacgataccacgtcatagccaggTGGTCATGTGTGTAtttatagaacggctgtcgcgagcgtgtagtggaggtgccatggacgagcctgtctcttagcaagcgtccttgcgtttcgctgaattccaggtttAGCCAAGTAAGGCCACTGCCAATTTCatttcggagttcccgggttcgaacccgaacgcggcggctgtgtttcgatggaggcaaaacgctaaggcgcccgtgtgatgtcagtgcacgttaaagatccccaggtagtcgaagttattccggagccctgtactacgggcacctctttcttcattctttcactccctcctttatcccttcccttacggcgtggttaaggtgtccagcgatatgtgagacagatactgcgccatttcctttcccccaaaacaaattattattattattattattattattattattattattattattattattattattattattattattattattattattattattatacatgcTTTGAATTCACTGCCGCAGGCGTGGAGAGGACGCGTACAGTGGAGCGCTATGAGCCGCTCACCAACCAGTGGAGCATGGTGGCCTCCCTGAGTCGTCGGCGCAGTGACGGCTCTGCCTGCGCCTATAAAGGTGAGTGACGCCGACGTGCCGAAACCTGCACCAACTACGAAGCATTGATTTTCTTCTAGTGCTACGCAGACCGCACAGACAGGAGACACACTAAATTATCATTAAGGCGGCGAAGATTTTTATTGTTGC
This region of Amblyomma americanum isolate KBUSLIRL-KWMA chromosome 5, ASM5285725v1, whole genome shotgun sequence genomic DNA includes:
- the LOC144134510 gene encoding uncharacterized protein LOC144134510; protein product: MFSHGKLLPGGDSTADCRLRTTDGGLFLAQRGFLSATSPYFRALFAEEYGSPRDVVVSGVKGSALDVLLTFLYTDQLFVSAENVLDVLKAADMLLLDEPRDQCLSLLLRYMAPENCLGLATLTRRYSCPKFTDAVMAYVRQHFDHVWRCSENLRDIPEWLLYDLLCSPELNVSREEDAMEVIARWYSATREEESSTLSDLLRCVRIGCCEPGVADLFRERWPALADTVAFQEEVTKALQLGPCTCSRDPLLMKLREPEKPVPIAPTPNLIPFANAAGAQHLNAAAQKFLALNAVAVAAAALAEAASAAARQAAGPTAGVQGGEPAHHATSMPLTQAYCDVCGLVNPERWLPRLPSELIFVVGGWSKGQPQSTVEAFDHRVNRWFQFKTDGFKPRAYHGLVQWRRRLFVVGGLKLQSYLRSVDSFDLDSCEWHRHSPMHVTRAYVAAAALGDHIYAIGGHTGVERTRTVERYEPLTNQWSMVASLSRRRSDGSACAYKGRLYVSGGFSGTDVLKTVEVYTPSLDCWTSVRSLPSPRCGHRMVEHCGRLYVIGGFDGLRRLEKVLRSDECLPLRWRAVPSMATPRSSFAVTQLGDDLYVIGGFNGTSLVASVERYTPADNSWSEAKPLNAPASAFGACTVRGSEVSRKFSARGAVQPRDAQSTEGGV